The proteins below come from a single Candidatus Planktophila dulcis genomic window:
- a CDS encoding serine aminopeptidase domain-containing protein has product MKISFKKSRVITTVASAALVATAVIGIPSVAQAADPQCATASYVTQCAGAGADGAPYLMIAAANFNGTVFIWSHGIRPAINIPATLAPVGPYTITNAAEPGPRSSSGDLSVVNALVAAGYGVAGSGFSRQSLNVKEALAANVELIAAFKKKFPTTKKVVAWGDSLGSMHSQKLAETNPDLVDGVVLACPAANPSDAMINYFGDALYGFKAFFDPSIKVGGYSTDPVTRQTEQLANIGKVLTVLGKLSGGLSSGAWPDTASPAGKALQAAGIPSRSALLLVGSMAGIPTRSKHVDGTSGPAGAAETYPLAVAPAVAILENMGTVGVAGSLLIADGELLTGGKVFDNSKTDYAARVASDRDIYSFAFSGNSAVDAMLGALAATPRETADAAAVAKIPGLIGLKGTIAKPTVIMAAESDEYTPASIAQWYIDGYDAQFAAAKDAAIAAAKSSRNYQAPVNKLVMLWAKTAPKYSKFTAAGSPDLGATVGAGTGHCLFTSAQYLAAAKMVAGAVNAGKFPIQGPIVTAAKKVGLSYDKKFRVPTFKSLA; this is encoded by the coding sequence ATGAAAATCTCATTTAAAAAATCACGTGTAATAACAACTGTTGCATCTGCAGCACTTGTTGCTACAGCAGTAATCGGAATCCCATCAGTTGCTCAGGCAGCTGACCCACAGTGCGCAACTGCAAGTTATGTAACTCAGTGCGCAGGTGCGGGTGCTGATGGCGCTCCTTACCTCATGATCGCAGCAGCGAACTTCAACGGAACAGTATTTATCTGGTCCCACGGAATTCGCCCAGCAATCAACATCCCAGCAACTCTTGCACCAGTTGGCCCATACACAATTACCAATGCGGCTGAGCCTGGTCCTCGTTCATCTTCAGGTGATCTCTCTGTAGTCAACGCACTTGTTGCAGCTGGCTACGGCGTTGCAGGTTCTGGTTTCTCTCGACAGAGCTTGAACGTTAAGGAAGCACTTGCTGCAAACGTTGAGTTAATTGCCGCATTTAAGAAGAAGTTCCCAACGACAAAGAAGGTTGTTGCGTGGGGAGATTCACTTGGATCAATGCACTCACAGAAGCTTGCTGAGACAAACCCTGATCTTGTAGATGGTGTTGTCTTAGCTTGTCCTGCTGCTAACCCAAGTGATGCAATGATTAACTACTTCGGTGATGCACTCTATGGATTTAAGGCTTTCTTTGATCCAAGCATCAAGGTTGGTGGATATTCAACTGACCCAGTAACTCGCCAAACAGAGCAGTTAGCTAATATCGGTAAGGTTCTTACCGTTCTTGGAAAGCTCTCTGGCGGACTTTCATCTGGCGCATGGCCAGATACAGCAAGCCCTGCAGGTAAGGCACTTCAGGCAGCTGGAATCCCATCACGATCTGCACTTCTCTTAGTCGGATCGATGGCTGGAATTCCAACTCGAAGCAAGCACGTTGATGGAACTTCAGGTCCAGCAGGTGCTGCTGAGACTTATCCATTAGCTGTTGCTCCAGCTGTGGCAATTCTTGAAAACATGGGAACTGTCGGAGTTGCTGGAAGCTTGCTTATCGCAGATGGTGAATTGCTCACTGGTGGAAAGGTATTTGATAACTCAAAGACTGATTACGCAGCACGTGTTGCATCAGATCGCGATATCTACTCATTCGCATTCAGTGGAAACTCTGCAGTTGACGCCATGCTTGGCGCACTAGCTGCAACTCCGCGTGAAACAGCAGATGCTGCAGCTGTTGCAAAGATTCCTGGACTCATTGGTCTTAAGGGAACGATTGCAAAGCCAACAGTGATCATGGCTGCTGAATCAGATGAGTACACACCTGCATCAATTGCACAGTGGTATATCGATGGCTACGACGCACAATTTGCTGCAGCTAAAGATGCTGCAATTGCTGCTGCAAAGAGCTCACGTAACTACCAAGCACCAGTGAATAAGTTGGTCATGCTTTGGGCAAAGACTGCTCCTAAGTACTCCAAGTTCACTGCTGCTGGTTCACCTGATCTTGGTGCCACAGTCGGTGCCGGTACAGGTCACTGCCTCTTCACATCTGCTCAGTACCTTGCTGCTGCGAAGATGGTTGCAGGAGCAGTCAATGCAGGTAAGTTCCCTATCCAGGGACCAATCGTTACCGCTGCTAAGAAGGTCGGCTTGTCTTATGACAAGAAGTTCCGCGTTCCGACATTCAAGTCACTCGCGTAA
- a CDS encoding holo-ACP synthase, with protein MIDGIGIDVVDIARFLESLERTPGLREKLFTESERTLSSQSLAARFAAKEALYKALSPSHGLHWHDAEVINQPNGKPEFLFRGEIADLVDGAQVHLSLSHDAGIASAMVVLER; from the coding sequence ATGATTGATGGAATCGGCATCGATGTCGTGGATATTGCACGATTCCTTGAATCCTTAGAGCGCACACCAGGGTTACGCGAGAAGCTCTTTACAGAATCAGAGCGCACGCTATCTTCACAATCACTTGCTGCACGCTTTGCTGCTAAAGAGGCTCTCTATAAAGCGTTGAGCCCAAGCCATGGTTTGCACTGGCATGATGCTGAAGTGATTAATCAACCGAATGGAAAACCTGAATTTCTCTTCCGCGGTGAGATTGCAGATCTTGTTGATGGCGCACAGGTGCATCTCTCACTGTCACACGATGCTGGAATTGCATCCGCCATGGTGGTGCTTGAGCGATGA
- a CDS encoding ABC transporter ATP-binding protein, producing the protein MSLVIKDLTVDHGAIRAISEVSFAVETGKLSAVIGANGAGKSTLLRTLSGLNKATEGSAHWGDHNLLHGKPESHVRSGVSHVSEGKSVVAELTVEENLDLGALWRRNKKEAAESKKQALELFPRLGERLSQRADTLSGGERQMLAIGRALMSKPNLLLLDEPSLGLAPLVIEQILQTIRGIVDSMGLTVVLVEQNAMGALKIADTAVVLNLGRVATSGSAADLIADPAVRAAYLGY; encoded by the coding sequence TTGAGCCTCGTTATTAAAGATCTCACCGTTGATCACGGTGCAATCCGTGCAATCAGTGAAGTCTCATTTGCCGTTGAAACTGGAAAGCTCTCTGCAGTCATTGGCGCCAATGGTGCTGGTAAATCCACTTTGCTGCGCACTCTCTCAGGACTTAATAAGGCAACAGAAGGAAGTGCGCATTGGGGCGATCACAATCTTTTGCATGGCAAGCCAGAGTCTCATGTGCGAAGCGGTGTCTCGCATGTCTCTGAAGGAAAGTCAGTTGTTGCAGAACTTACCGTTGAAGAAAATCTCGATTTAGGAGCTCTCTGGCGTCGCAATAAGAAGGAAGCTGCAGAATCTAAGAAGCAAGCCCTTGAACTCTTTCCACGTTTAGGTGAGCGCCTTAGCCAGCGCGCAGATACGTTATCGGGCGGAGAACGTCAGATGCTTGCAATCGGTCGCGCTTTAATGTCTAAGCCAAATCTTTTGCTCCTTGATGAACCCTCACTTGGACTTGCTCCTCTTGTGATTGAACAGATTCTTCAAACTATCCGTGGCATTGTGGACTCAATGGGTCTGACGGTTGTCTTGGTTGAACAGAATGCAATGGGAGCCCTGAAGATTGCAGATACTGCAGTTGTTCTTAACTTGGGACGTGTTGCAACTTCTGGAAGCGCAGCAGACCTCATCGCCGACCCAGCAGTGCGCGCTGCTTACTTGGGGTACTGA
- a CDS encoding branched-chain amino acid ABC transporter permease — protein sequence MLKKHPLFTFIIFGVILFLLSNRVDELRVFQGATVAIYVIAIASIILLTGYSGQVSLGHGALLAIGGYAAALSRNEWGAPVWLTFCIAVLAAALGGYLLGLAAARLSGPYLAGTTLALAIGLPSIANQFTILGGEQGLLFDIGTPPSFLGEEFTQYKWFFWIASLAALIAIYWLRNVMNSRYGRSWKAVRGNDVAAELAGINVGRNKVLAFTVSAGLAGLAGALLAMTISTVSPGAFPLALSFSLATGAVLSGVTTLGGVMIGAVTLVAIPEIVDTVVHRFESSESVANNLPGLLVSTLLILTVLFVPNGPVEQMRARHEKRAKR from the coding sequence GTGCTTAAGAAACATCCACTCTTCACCTTCATTATCTTTGGAGTAATTCTCTTTCTTTTGAGTAATAGAGTTGATGAGTTACGTGTTTTCCAAGGCGCAACTGTTGCAATCTATGTCATTGCAATTGCTTCAATAATTCTTCTCACCGGTTATTCCGGTCAAGTTTCTTTGGGTCATGGCGCCCTACTTGCAATTGGCGGATATGCAGCAGCACTTTCGCGCAATGAATGGGGAGCACCAGTCTGGTTAACATTCTGCATTGCCGTGCTTGCTGCAGCACTCGGTGGCTATCTCCTTGGATTAGCAGCGGCTCGATTAAGTGGTCCTTACTTAGCTGGCACAACTCTTGCACTTGCTATTGGTCTTCCATCGATTGCAAATCAATTTACTATTCTTGGTGGAGAGCAAGGGTTACTCTTTGATATTGGAACACCACCATCATTTCTTGGAGAAGAGTTCACCCAATACAAGTGGTTCTTCTGGATTGCATCCCTGGCAGCCCTCATCGCCATTTATTGGTTACGAAATGTTATGAACTCTCGTTACGGTAGGAGCTGGAAGGCTGTGCGAGGAAATGATGTTGCAGCCGAACTTGCAGGTATAAACGTGGGGCGCAATAAAGTGCTGGCATTTACCGTCAGCGCAGGCCTTGCAGGCCTTGCAGGAGCCCTTTTAGCCATGACCATCAGCACCGTATCACCCGGTGCCTTCCCTCTTGCCCTCTCATTTTCTCTGGCGACAGGCGCAGTGCTATCTGGCGTTACTACCCTCGGAGGCGTAATGATTGGGGCAGTGACACTGGTAGCAATACCTGAGATCGTCGATACGGTGGTTCATCGTTTCGAAAGCTCAGAGAGCGTTGCCAATAACTTGCCCGGTCTCTTGGTTAGTACGTTACTGATTTTGACAGTGCTCTTTGTCCCAAATGGCCCTGTCGAACAAATGCGTGCGCGCCATGAAAAGCGAGCAAAGCGTTAG
- a CDS encoding branched-chain amino acid ABC transporter permease, with protein sequence MLLIGIGAGSIYALMAIAMVLVWRSTRVINFAQAGMALLSTYIGFELVQKTGNFWIALPLAMILGALFSALVEILLIRTLIKHSTSGPVAGIVPIIATLGLLGVIRATIGFIWGNQDIQIQPPLSKVGFKVGEETIALSPMNLLVLLTVVGMVIILGFIFQKTNLGLSLRASAYSPEIAQLAGIRVGAIRTIGWAIAGAAGAAAGLLQTVNGTGAISPDSLEFSLLLTFGFIAAVIGGLESLPGAVLGAVVLGLVLAVVQIYISGTLVFIVAFALLLLVLLVRPQGFIGSKAGRRA encoded by the coding sequence ATGCTCTTAATCGGAATCGGTGCAGGATCCATCTATGCGCTGATGGCGATTGCCATGGTTTTGGTATGGCGCTCAACGCGCGTGATCAACTTTGCTCAAGCTGGAATGGCTCTGCTCTCCACCTATATCGGTTTTGAGTTAGTGCAAAAAACTGGAAACTTTTGGATTGCTCTCCCATTAGCGATGATCCTTGGTGCTCTCTTTAGTGCACTGGTTGAAATTCTCTTGATCCGCACTCTGATTAAACACAGTACTTCCGGACCTGTTGCCGGCATAGTTCCGATTATCGCCACTCTGGGGTTACTTGGAGTTATTCGAGCAACCATAGGATTTATTTGGGGTAATCAAGATATTCAGATTCAACCACCACTTTCAAAAGTTGGATTTAAAGTGGGCGAAGAGACCATTGCGCTCTCGCCAATGAATTTACTGGTTCTGCTCACAGTTGTCGGAATGGTGATCATCCTTGGGTTTATCTTTCAGAAGACTAATTTGGGTCTTTCACTTCGAGCATCGGCATATTCACCGGAGATTGCACAGCTTGCTGGAATCAGAGTGGGAGCAATTCGCACCATCGGCTGGGCGATTGCGGGAGCAGCGGGAGCTGCAGCAGGACTTCTGCAAACTGTGAATGGAACAGGTGCTATCTCACCTGATTCTCTTGAATTTAGTCTTCTACTCACCTTTGGATTTATTGCAGCAGTTATTGGTGGACTTGAATCGCTACCTGGTGCAGTTCTAGGCGCTGTGGTCCTCGGATTGGTCTTAGCGGTAGTTCAGATCTATATCAGTGGAACTCTTGTCTTTATAGTCGCCTTTGCTCTTCTCTTGCTTGTGCTCTTAGTGCGCCCTCAAGGATTTATCGGATCAAAGGCAGGTCGCCGTGCTTAA
- a CDS encoding ABC transporter substrate-binding protein codes for MIRTNRRKLALTSAVLAVAAMTASSLPAQAASDPGLTSTTIKLGITVPLTGIASPGYNKIPGAMKAYFDYVNANGGVNGRKITLVVKDDQYIPTTAVAKANELILKDKVFALVGTLGTASTKAISASTQLAKRGIPSLFVNTGFSGFADKKAYPTTFSILPSYQMEAKIMGKFLKDKYADKKLALIYQDDDFGRDALAGFKQAGITFGTYIPYASGSQSLPATGAGWISKLKASGAEVTVLFGVSSASTAALANAYAAQFKTQWVLGSVGGDATTIAATNKAYVPLLFGAKGFSFAPAPTDATDEYIKLFQSIYATAQPTQTFDNNVVAGMSNAFVAVQALQAAGSSLTRAGLIKAIESKGASFANPFLTPLGYSATSHVGATGYWIGTYDQTGALKPDGGKYTVYTTDSGNGPVVESTYKRPAMPAKGLPN; via the coding sequence ATGATCCGAACAAATCGTCGGAAGTTAGCTCTAACTTCTGCGGTGCTAGCAGTTGCAGCAATGACGGCTAGCTCGTTACCAGCACAAGCAGCATCTGATCCAGGTTTAACTTCGACAACAATCAAGTTGGGCATCACTGTCCCACTGACTGGTATCGCATCACCTGGTTATAACAAGATTCCAGGCGCAATGAAGGCGTACTTCGATTACGTCAATGCAAATGGTGGAGTAAATGGTCGCAAGATTACTTTGGTAGTCAAAGATGACCAATACATTCCAACAACTGCTGTCGCCAAGGCGAACGAGCTCATCTTGAAGGATAAAGTCTTTGCTCTTGTTGGAACTCTTGGAACCGCGAGCACAAAAGCGATTTCAGCATCAACACAGCTAGCAAAGCGCGGCATCCCATCACTCTTCGTCAACACAGGATTTAGCGGATTCGCAGATAAGAAGGCATACCCAACAACATTCTCAATCCTTCCTTCCTATCAAATGGAAGCAAAAATCATGGGTAAGTTCCTGAAAGATAAGTATGCAGATAAGAAGCTTGCACTTATCTATCAGGATGATGACTTCGGTCGCGATGCGCTCGCAGGCTTTAAGCAGGCAGGCATCACATTCGGAACATATATTCCTTACGCATCAGGATCACAGTCACTACCTGCAACAGGTGCTGGCTGGATCTCAAAGCTCAAGGCATCTGGCGCTGAAGTAACAGTTCTCTTCGGTGTCTCATCAGCTTCAACTGCAGCACTTGCTAACGCATATGCAGCGCAGTTCAAGACTCAGTGGGTACTCGGCTCAGTTGGTGGCGATGCAACAACAATCGCAGCTACTAACAAGGCATATGTCCCACTTCTCTTCGGTGCAAAGGGCTTCTCTTTCGCTCCCGCTCCAACAGATGCAACTGATGAATACATCAAGTTGTTCCAGTCAATCTATGCAACAGCTCAGCCAACACAGACTTTCGACAATAACGTTGTCGCAGGTATGTCTAATGCATTCGTAGCAGTGCAGGCTCTGCAAGCAGCTGGATCAAGCCTCACACGTGCCGGATTGATTAAGGCAATTGAGTCAAAGGGTGCATCTTTTGCTAACCCATTCCTCACTCCACTTGGTTATTCAGCAACATCACACGTAGGTGCAACTGGATACTGGATTGGAACATATGACCAAACTGGAGCACTTAAGCCAGATGGTGGCAAGTACACCGTGTACACCACAGACTCAGGCAATGGTCCAGTTGTTGAATCAACATACAAGCGTCCAGCAATGCCTGCGAAGGGATTACCAAACTAA
- a CDS encoding ABC transporter ATP-binding protein — translation MSTNTPLLHAERVSVSFGGLRALHDVYLQLNEREVVGVIGPNGAGKTTLFNAICGLVTPDSGTFSFEGKQRSWPRTDELADLGIARTLQGVGLFPDLTVLENVMIGAQKFAKTGLISASFGRNTKDEADLADRSMAALERVYAGALAHRRANTLSYPDTKRVAIARALVSEPKVLMLDEPAGGLGPQDIEWMNGLIRNLTAHMSVLIVEHHMDVVMSVCDRLYVLNFGEVISSGSADVVRRDPAVIAAYLGTGA, via the coding sequence ATGTCTACTAATACGCCCCTTCTCCACGCCGAACGAGTCTCTGTCTCCTTCGGGGGACTTCGCGCTCTGCATGATGTTTATCTGCAGCTGAATGAGAGAGAAGTTGTTGGAGTTATTGGTCCAAACGGTGCTGGCAAGACAACTCTCTTTAACGCTATCTGCGGTCTGGTTACTCCAGATTCTGGAACATTCTCATTTGAAGGTAAGCAACGTTCATGGCCACGCACCGATGAATTAGCCGATCTTGGAATTGCACGAACTCTGCAAGGAGTCGGTCTCTTTCCAGATCTGACAGTTCTTGAGAATGTCATGATTGGTGCTCAGAAGTTTGCAAAGACTGGTTTGATTTCTGCAAGCTTTGGACGCAATACAAAAGATGAAGCAGACCTTGCAGATCGTTCTATGGCTGCCCTTGAGCGCGTTTATGCAGGAGCACTTGCTCATCGTCGCGCAAACACACTTTCTTATCCTGATACTAAGCGAGTAGCTATTGCACGAGCACTTGTAAGCGAACCCAAGGTATTGATGCTTGATGAACCTGCAGGCGGATTGGGTCCTCAAGATATTGAATGGATGAATGGGCTGATTCGTAATTTGACGGCCCATATGTCTGTCTTAATTGTCGAACACCATATGGATGTAGTGATGTCAGTCTGTGATCGCCTCTATGTTCTCAACTTCGGTGAAGTTATTTCAAGTGGATCAGCAGATGTTGTGCGCCGTGATCCAGCAGTGATTGCCGCCTACCTTGGAACGGGGGCATAA
- a CDS encoding phosphatase PAP2 family protein, which yields MPTVLDHRHRQMRRALKWSASLFAGYLFITYQVLTDGFMVRIDRELSELEHPRFTGTVGFIVRRLDDLGLRGVSGIALLIVALYISRRFKTWRPINLGLLSFISLNVVVGAFKYGLGRTKPRDGFDILHAGGMSYPSGHASNAIFIWGVVAYLIYRYAHVDRYNGRLASAGVGLLALTVCVVSLLRNTHWFLDLFGGLLLGGALLVLIIAIDRFFPSDSQLH from the coding sequence ATGCCAACAGTTCTCGATCATCGCCACCGTCAGATGCGCCGCGCACTCAAGTGGTCTGCGAGCCTCTTTGCAGGTTACCTCTTTATTACCTATCAAGTTCTTACCGATGGATTTATGGTCCGCATCGATCGCGAACTCAGTGAACTCGAACACCCACGATTTACAGGAACTGTCGGTTTCATTGTTCGCCGCCTTGATGATCTGGGTCTGCGCGGTGTCTCAGGCATTGCACTCCTGATTGTCGCTCTCTATATATCCCGACGTTTTAAGACGTGGAGACCAATCAATCTCGGCCTCCTATCTTTCATCTCACTCAATGTTGTTGTCGGTGCATTTAAATATGGGTTAGGTCGCACAAAGCCTCGCGATGGTTTTGATATTTTGCATGCAGGAGGGATGTCATATCCCAGTGGGCATGCTTCCAATGCAATCTTCATCTGGGGCGTTGTTGCATATCTGATTTATCGATATGCGCATGTGGATAGATATAACGGACGCCTTGCGAGTGCTGGTGTGGGACTCCTAGCTTTGACTGTCTGTGTGGTCTCACTTCTTCGTAATACTCATTGGTTCTTGGATTTATTTGGAGGGCTACTACTAGGCGGCGCTCTCTTGGTCCTCATCATCGCAATCGATCGCTTCTTTCCATCTGATAGCCAACTTCACTAG
- the glmS gene encoding glutamine--fructose-6-phosphate transaminase (isomerizing), whose translation MCGIVGYTGPQSAFTPIVEGLRRLEYRGYDSAGIALGTGTSLFVEKRAGKLANLEGALPANLPTVHSGIGHTRWATHGGPTDRNAHPHLDNEGKLAVIHNGIIENYSELKAELEKRGHKFESETDTESVAHLLSELRKEYKGDLTAAMRAAVKRLRGSFTLLAIHADAPQTIVGVRRNSPLVAGLGDGENFLASDVAAFIDYTKRAVELGQDEVVTITPEGIAICDLDGKVLALKEYEITWDAAAAQKGGFSHFMLKEIFDQPKAIADTLIGRLSDNNQIQLDELHMSDDEMKKIKRISVIACGTAYHAGMVAKYAIEKWAKVPVDVEIASEYRYRDPIVDKDSLVIAISQSGETMDLLMAVRHAKAAGARVLAVCNTNSSTIPRESDAVLYTHAGPEIAVASTKAFLTQIVAVYLIGLKLAQVRGTLTDAQVKSLYTEMLELPGQVEQILETIEPLRELTRKFAKDNTVLFLGRGIEYPVALEGALKLKELAYIHAEGFAGGELKHGPIALIEEGTAVIAILPTKDEHALDEKMLSNIQEVKARGARVIVIAPEGAEVIGAEHIIRIPVASPLFQPVLATVPLQVFAYEIAVARGNDVDQPRNLAKSVTVE comes from the coding sequence GTGTGCGGAATCGTGGGTTACACAGGACCACAATCTGCATTCACGCCCATCGTTGAAGGACTTCGCCGACTTGAATATCGAGGATATGACTCAGCAGGTATTGCACTCGGCACCGGCACATCTTTATTTGTAGAAAAGCGCGCAGGAAAGCTAGCAAACCTTGAAGGTGCACTACCTGCAAATCTTCCGACCGTTCACTCAGGTATTGGCCACACACGTTGGGCAACCCACGGTGGACCAACAGATCGCAATGCCCACCCGCATCTTGATAACGAAGGCAAGCTTGCTGTTATTCACAACGGCATCATTGAGAATTACTCAGAGCTCAAAGCAGAACTTGAAAAGCGTGGCCATAAGTTTGAATCAGAGACTGATACAGAATCTGTGGCTCACCTGCTCTCTGAACTTCGCAAAGAATATAAAGGTGACTTAACAGCTGCGATGAGAGCTGCAGTCAAGCGTCTTCGCGGCTCCTTTACTCTCCTTGCAATTCATGCCGATGCACCACAGACAATTGTCGGTGTGCGCCGCAATTCACCACTTGTTGCTGGCCTCGGTGATGGTGAGAACTTCTTGGCATCAGATGTTGCAGCCTTTATCGATTACACAAAGCGCGCTGTTGAACTTGGCCAAGATGAAGTTGTGACTATCACTCCTGAAGGTATTGCTATCTGCGACCTAGATGGCAAGGTGCTGGCCTTGAAAGAGTATGAAATTACGTGGGATGCAGCTGCTGCGCAAAAGGGTGGCTTTTCCCACTTTATGTTGAAGGAGATCTTCGATCAGCCTAAGGCGATTGCAGATACTTTGATTGGTCGCTTGAGCGATAACAATCAGATCCAACTCGATGAGCTACATATGAGTGATGATGAAATGAAGAAGATTAAGCGCATCTCAGTCATTGCCTGCGGAACTGCTTATCACGCTGGAATGGTTGCAAAGTATGCAATTGAAAAGTGGGCAAAAGTTCCTGTTGATGTTGAGATTGCATCTGAGTATCGCTATCGCGACCCCATCGTTGATAAAGATTCACTTGTGATTGCTATTTCACAATCAGGTGAAACGATGGATCTACTGATGGCTGTGCGCCATGCAAAGGCAGCAGGTGCTCGAGTACTCGCAGTCTGCAATACAAACTCTTCAACGATTCCACGTGAATCAGATGCTGTTCTCTATACACATGCTGGCCCTGAAATTGCTGTTGCTTCCACTAAGGCTTTTCTTACACAGATTGTTGCTGTCTATCTCATCGGTCTTAAGTTGGCACAGGTGCGCGGCACACTCACCGATGCACAGGTCAAGAGCCTCTATACCGAAATGCTTGAGCTACCAGGACAGGTTGAACAGATTCTTGAAACTATTGAGCCACTTCGTGAATTAACTCGTAAATTTGCAAAGGACAACACTGTTCTCTTCTTAGGTCGCGGGATTGAATACCCAGTAGCCCTAGAAGGTGCGCTCAAGCTCAAAGAGCTTGCCTATATCCATGCTGAAGGTTTTGCAGGCGGAGAACTTAAGCACGGTCCTATTGCTCTCATTGAAGAAGGAACTGCAGTGATTGCAATCCTTCCAACAAAGGATGAGCATGCACTTGATGAGAAGATGCTGAGCAATATTCAAGAGGTGAAGGCACGTGGTGCTCGCGTGATCGTAATTGCGCCCGAAGGTGCTGAAGTTATTGGCGCAGAGCACATCATTCGTATTCCTGTCGCCTCCCCACTATTTCAACCAGTTCTTGCAACCGTTCCACTTCAAGTATTTGCTTATGAAATCGCTGTCGCTCGTGGAAATGATGTCGATCAGCCACGTAATCTCGCTAAATCAGTCACCGTCGAATAA
- the alr gene encoding alanine racemase codes for MRAEAIVDLSAIKHNVELLKKAAGTKLLAVVKADAYGHGLVPVAQAALSAGADYLGVALLEEAIALREAGIDAPILAWLVQPGSDFKKAIELDIEIAVASLAALKEISDASTSKKAKVHLEVDTGMSRGGFLGEWDSLTASHLVNVEIVGIFSHFARADEPDEKQNSDQMDRFNKMVARVHELGFTDVIRHLSNSAATLKNHAAAFDMVRTGIAMYGLSPDVITLGNSQSLGLRPAMQLRAALYLVKEVPAHTPVGYGATESTSADTKLGVIAMGYADGIPRVAHDAGIWFSGKKSPIIGRVSMDQFVVDLGAASKAKSGDWVVVFGNSSHGEYTADDWGAASHSINYEIVTRIGPRVPRIYSAHVY; via the coding sequence ATGAGAGCAGAGGCAATCGTTGATCTCAGCGCAATTAAGCACAATGTTGAGTTGTTAAAGAAGGCAGCTGGAACAAAGCTGCTCGCAGTTGTGAAGGCTGATGCCTATGGACATGGACTTGTTCCTGTTGCACAGGCAGCACTTTCTGCAGGTGCTGATTATTTAGGTGTGGCACTTCTTGAAGAAGCAATCGCTCTTCGTGAGGCAGGAATTGATGCACCCATCTTGGCATGGCTTGTGCAACCTGGATCAGATTTTAAGAAGGCGATAGAACTTGATATTGAAATAGCTGTTGCATCTCTTGCAGCCCTAAAAGAGATTTCTGATGCATCGACTTCAAAGAAGGCCAAGGTGCATTTAGAGGTTGATACAGGAATGTCACGTGGTGGATTCCTTGGTGAATGGGACTCACTTACGGCCTCGCATCTTGTGAATGTGGAGATTGTTGGAATTTTCTCCCACTTTGCACGCGCTGATGAGCCGGATGAGAAACAGAACTCTGATCAGATGGATCGCTTTAACAAGATGGTTGCACGTGTGCACGAACTTGGATTTACCGATGTCATTCGCCATTTATCTAACTCTGCTGCAACCTTGAAGAATCACGCTGCTGCATTCGACATGGTCCGCACAGGTATTGCTATGTATGGGTTATCACCTGATGTGATAACTCTTGGTAATTCACAATCACTTGGACTTCGACCTGCAATGCAATTACGGGCAGCTCTCTATTTAGTAAAAGAAGTTCCAGCTCACACACCCGTTGGGTATGGAGCAACAGAGAGCACCAGTGCCGATACCAAGCTAGGTGTGATTGCGATGGGTTATGCAGATGGAATTCCACGCGTTGCTCATGATGCAGGTATCTGGTTCTCAGGTAAGAAATCACCGATTATTGGTCGTGTCTCAATGGATCAATTCGTTGTGGATTTAGGGGCTGCATCAAAGGCTAAGTCGGGGGATTGGGTCGTCGTCTTCGGTAATAGCTCCCATGGTGAATACACAGCCGATGATTGGGGAGCAGCCTCACACTCAATTAATTACGAGATAGTGACACGAATCGGTCCTCGTGTGCCTAGAATCTATTCAGCTCATGTCTACTAA